One window from the genome of Acinetobacter sp. ANC 7912 encodes:
- a CDS encoding lipoprotein-releasing ABC transporter permease subunit produces MFKPISLYIGLKYTRARRSNHFISFIALVSMIGLTLGVAVLITVLSVMNGFDRELKNRVLGMIPQATVSSTQILTNWPELAKKVEQHEHVQGVAPFTQLQGMLTAQGQVAGIMVTGIEPQYEKKVSIIQNHMVEGSIDQLKKGEFGIVLGKQMADSMGVGLNDSITLVLPEATPSPAGVVPRFKRFKVVGIFSIGAEVDSMMGYIALNDAATLLRLPDGAQGIRMKLDDIFMAPQVSRDIVMNLPANFYASDWTYTHGNLFSAIQMEKAMVSLLLFLIVLVAAFNIVSSLVMVVTDKKSDIAILRTLGASPATITKIFMVQGTVIGVIGTCAGAILGIIAATSISSLVGWLNNSLGLHMFDAYFINYLPSYLRWQDVVVIVALSLGLSFVATIYPAFRAAKIQPAEALRYE; encoded by the coding sequence ATGTTCAAACCAATCTCGCTGTACATAGGGTTGAAATATACTCGCGCACGGCGCAGTAACCACTTTATCTCTTTTATCGCTTTAGTTTCTATGATCGGCCTCACGCTCGGTGTGGCAGTCCTCATTACCGTGTTATCGGTAATGAATGGTTTTGATCGAGAATTGAAAAATCGCGTCTTGGGAATGATACCTCAAGCCACTGTTTCCTCAACACAAATTTTAACAAATTGGCCTGAACTTGCAAAGAAAGTTGAACAGCATGAACACGTTCAAGGCGTAGCTCCCTTTACCCAGTTACAGGGGATGTTGACGGCACAAGGTCAGGTTGCCGGGATTATGGTGACCGGGATTGAACCTCAGTATGAGAAAAAAGTTTCGATCATTCAGAACCATATGGTCGAGGGTAGCATTGATCAGCTGAAAAAAGGTGAATTTGGCATTGTTTTAGGCAAACAAATGGCGGACTCGATGGGTGTCGGATTAAACGATAGTATTACCCTTGTATTGCCAGAAGCGACGCCGTCACCAGCGGGTGTGGTGCCACGATTTAAACGCTTTAAAGTTGTGGGTATTTTCAGTATCGGCGCTGAAGTTGATTCGATGATGGGCTATATCGCTCTGAATGATGCTGCGACCTTATTGCGTCTGCCTGATGGTGCACAAGGCATTCGTATGAAGCTGGATGACATTTTTATGGCACCGCAAGTTTCACGTGATATCGTGATGAATCTACCTGCGAATTTCTATGCATCAGATTGGACATATACCCACGGTAATCTGTTTAGTGCCATTCAGATGGAAAAGGCGATGGTCAGTCTGTTATTGTTCCTGATTGTTTTAGTTGCGGCATTTAACATCGTTTCATCGTTAGTGATGGTGGTCACTGACAAAAAATCTGATATTGCGATTCTGCGTACCTTAGGCGCTTCACCAGCTACCATTACCAAAATTTTTATGGTGCAGGGGACTGTGATTGGTGTGATTGGGACCTGTGCTGGGGCTATCCTCGGCATTATCGCGGCGACCAGTATCAGTAGTCTGGTGGGTTGGCTGAACAATAGCTTAGGTCTGCATATGTTTGATGCCTACTTCATCAACTATTTGCCATCTTATCTGCGCTGGCAGGATGTGGTGGTGATTGTAGCGTTATCGCTTGGTTTAAGTTTTGTGGCAACTATCTATCCAGCCTTCCGTGCAGCGAAAATCCAGCCAGCGGAGGCAT
- a CDS encoding PilZ domain-containing protein, which translates to MENSQHQNGFAERRVMSRIDAAIRINYQIISDDVALNDPYDPNFALPRYFLLLAELDQFDHALNYELEQLAEKDQQIARILSLFNQKLNLITGSLYDAIVQTMLPVPEQVNFSESGLSFFSDDPISDGTYIHLTLSHPENFFHVAAIAQVVYSRAEENGKYRTGAYFVTLHPQDRAKIGECVKASLEQ; encoded by the coding sequence ATGGAAAATTCACAGCATCAGAACGGATTCGCAGAACGACGCGTCATGTCACGTATTGATGCTGCCATACGAATTAATTATCAGATTATTTCCGACGATGTTGCCTTAAACGATCCTTATGATCCAAATTTCGCATTGCCCCGCTATTTTCTACTACTTGCGGAGTTAGATCAATTTGATCACGCGCTCAACTACGAATTAGAACAATTAGCTGAAAAAGATCAACAAATTGCTCGAATCTTATCCTTATTCAACCAAAAATTAAACCTGATTACCGGTTCTTTGTACGACGCCATTGTACAAACCATGTTACCGGTACCGGAGCAGGTCAACTTTTCCGAGTCGGGTTTAAGCTTCTTTAGTGATGATCCAATCAGTGATGGTACCTATATTCACCTGACCTTAAGCCACCCGGAAAACTTCTTCCATGTCGCTGCGATTGCACAGGTGGTTTATAGCCGTGCGGAAGAAAATGGTAAATATCGTACCGGTGCTTACTTTGTGACCTTGCATCCGCAGGACCGTGCCAAAATTGGAGAATGTGTGAAAGCGTCACTGGAACAATAA
- a CDS encoding DMT family transporter, giving the protein MPKPSNLMVTYALLVFIWSTTPLAIVWSVEDLHPMWALAIRFFLALPLALGLLWLFKTKLPLDRVSLHSYLAGAFSFIGSQIFTYWSTEYLSSGIIALMFGLSPLIAGLIGRFVFQMHLSLNQWLGMAIALTGLSIICLGDANQHVQPVGIIIALTGVLVYCMSMYWVKKINAPIDPMAQAAGSIALSVIFSIGMLPFIWQYAPTAMPHAKSLFGLVYAVIMASLIAMFCYFKLVQKIKPTTLSLTNVLTPMLALMIGAVLNNEKLPLIALVGVVILLSGLVVYFLKEIRASLQARQDI; this is encoded by the coding sequence ATGCCCAAACCAAGTAACCTGATGGTGACCTATGCTTTATTGGTTTTCATCTGGTCCACCACACCACTGGCAATTGTCTGGAGTGTGGAAGATCTGCATCCGATGTGGGCATTGGCGATCCGCTTCTTTTTGGCACTGCCTTTGGCGTTAGGGCTACTCTGGTTATTCAAAACCAAACTGCCTTTGGATCGTGTTTCCCTGCATAGTTATCTGGCGGGTGCCTTCAGTTTTATCGGTTCGCAAATCTTTACCTACTGGTCTACGGAATATTTAAGCTCCGGCATTATTGCCTTGATGTTTGGGCTGTCACCGCTGATTGCCGGATTAATTGGCCGTTTTGTCTTTCAGATGCATCTGTCTCTAAACCAATGGCTCGGCATGGCCATTGCCTTAACCGGACTTTCCATTATTTGTCTGGGTGATGCAAATCAGCATGTACAGCCGGTCGGGATTATCATTGCCCTTACCGGGGTGCTGGTTTACTGCATGTCGATGTATTGGGTGAAGAAAATCAATGCACCGATTGATCCGATGGCTCAGGCAGCGGGTTCGATAGCTTTATCGGTCATTTTCTCGATCGGCATGTTGCCATTTATCTGGCAATACGCACCCACAGCAATGCCGCATGCCAAGTCCTTGTTCGGACTGGTGTATGCAGTGATTATGGCTTCATTGATCGCGATGTTCTGTTATTTTAAACTGGTTCAGAAGATTAAACCGACAACCTTGTCTTTAACCAATGTATTGACGCCGATGCTGGCTTTGATGATTGGGGCGGTATTGAATAATGAAAAGTTGCCGCTGATTGCTTTAGTAGGAGTGGTGATTTTATTGTCTGGTCTGGTGGTGTATTTCTTGAAAGAGATTCGGGCGAGCCTGCAAGCCCGCCAGGATATTTAG
- a CDS encoding YaiI/YqxD family protein, with product MPGYCVLPFKLWVDADALPRILRDVIIRASDRYQLEVTFVANQPVGITPSIRINSIQALSGADAADQEIVDRMKQHDIVITQDIPLAAQVIEKGGIAIHPRGEIYTSANVKARLHLRDFMDTLRGAGVQTGGPPPISERDKREFSSALDQTIQKQKRKTAIK from the coding sequence ATGCCAGGCTATTGCGTGTTGCCATTTAAACTTTGGGTCGATGCCGATGCATTGCCCCGTATTCTTCGAGATGTAATTATCCGTGCCTCAGACCGTTATCAGCTGGAAGTAACTTTCGTTGCCAATCAGCCGGTGGGGATTACGCCCTCAATCCGGATCAATTCTATTCAGGCTTTAAGCGGGGCAGATGCAGCAGATCAGGAAATCGTGGATCGCATGAAACAACACGACATCGTGATCACGCAGGATATTCCGCTGGCAGCACAGGTGATTGAAAAGGGCGGTATTGCCATTCATCCACGTGGGGAAATCTATACTTCCGCTAATGTCAAAGCACGCCTGCATCTACGTGATTTTATGGATACCTTGCGAGGTGCTGGTGTGCAAACAGGTGGACCTCCACCCATTTCAGAACGTGATAAACGTGAATTCTCAAGCGCTTTAGACCAGACCATCCAGAAACAGAAACGTAAAACTGCTATTAAATAG
- the serC gene encoding 3-phosphoserine/phosphohydroxythreonine transaminase, with product MRAYNFCAGPAALPTAVLEKAQAEMLDWQGKGLSIMEMSHRSADYVAVAEKAEADLRKLMNIPENYKVLFLQGGASLQFSAIPLNLLGKNNKADYIHTGIWSEKALKEAKRYGDINVVEAGTKTADGKLAIADQSTWNLSDDAAYVHYADNETIGGLQFANIPETDKPLVCDFSSSILSAPIDVSKFGLIYAGAQKNIGPAGLTLVIIRNDLLDQAKPEIPSILKYADQAKNGSMVNTPSTYAWYLSGLVFEWLLEQGGVEAIHKVNLQKAELLYSYIDSSDFYANPIAPENRSIMNVPFTLAKPELEKQFLKEAEENHLLNLAGHRSVGGMRASIYNAVPLEGVQALVKFMDEFAKRNA from the coding sequence TGGTCCTGCTGCATTACCTACTGCCGTACTTGAAAAGGCTCAAGCTGAAATGCTTGACTGGCAGGGCAAGGGTCTTTCGATCATGGAAATGAGCCACCGTAGTGCAGACTATGTCGCGGTTGCGGAAAAGGCCGAAGCAGACCTACGCAAACTCATGAACATTCCTGAGAACTATAAAGTATTGTTCTTACAGGGTGGTGCATCTCTGCAATTCTCAGCGATTCCACTGAACCTGCTGGGCAAAAATAACAAAGCGGATTATATCCATACTGGTATCTGGTCTGAAAAAGCGTTAAAAGAAGCAAAACGCTATGGCGACATCAATGTTGTTGAAGCAGGTACCAAAACTGCAGACGGTAAATTGGCCATTGCCGATCAAAGCACCTGGAACCTGTCTGATGATGCCGCTTATGTGCATTATGCAGATAACGAAACCATCGGTGGTCTGCAATTCGCCAATATTCCAGAAACTGACAAGCCACTGGTTTGTGACTTCTCTTCAAGCATTCTGTCTGCTCCGATCGACGTGTCTAAATTTGGTCTGATCTATGCCGGTGCGCAAAAGAACATCGGTCCTGCAGGTCTGACTCTGGTGATTATCCGTAACGATCTTTTGGATCAAGCTAAACCAGAAATTCCAAGCATCCTGAAATATGCAGACCAAGCGAAAAACGGTTCTATGGTGAATACACCATCAACTTATGCTTGGTACCTGTCTGGTCTGGTATTCGAATGGTTACTGGAACAGGGGGGTGTGGAAGCGATTCACAAAGTGAACCTGCAAAAAGCGGAATTGCTGTACAGCTACATTGATTCTAGCGACTTCTATGCAAATCCGATTGCACCAGAAAACCGTTCAATCATGAATGTACCATTTACTTTGGCTAAGCCAGAGCTGGAAAAACAGTTCCTGAAAGAAGCTGAAGAAAATCACCTGTTGAACTTGGCGGGTCACCGTTCAGTCGGTGGTATGCGTGCAAGTATTTACAATGCCGTTCCGCTAGAAGGTGTACAAGCCCTGGTGAAATTCATGGATGAGTTTGCAAAACGCAATGCTTAA